Sequence from the Amycolatopsis sp. NBC_00345 genome:
GTGGATGTCCGGGTGGATGCGGTCAGGACGGCATCCGGCCGACCATCCGCGCGTACATCCGGGCCGGGCTCGGCACGGTCGCCGGGTGGAGGAAACCGGGCAGCGGCGGCAGGTCACGGACGAACGGCGTGAGGCGCGCGTACAGCACGTCCGCGCCGGCCGGCCGTTCTTCGGGGTCCTTCGCCAGCGTCGAGGCGAGCACGGCGTTCAGCGCGGCCGGCACGCCGAGCACGGCCGGCGGAGCGTCCTTCACCTGCTTGTCGAAGACCGCGTACGCAGTGGGGCCGGTGAAGAGCTGGTAGCCGGTGAGCATCTCGTGCAGTACACAGCCCAGCGCGTACAGATCGCTTCGCGGCTCCGCGAGCCCGCGCTGGATCTGCTCCGGCGCCATGTAGGACGGCGTACCCAGCAGCTGCCCAGCGCGCGTGAAGCGGGCGACGTCGGCTTCACGCAGTACAGCCAAACCGAAGTCCATCACCTTCACGCTGCCGTCGGGGCAGAGCATGAGGTTGGCCGGTTTGAGGTCGCGGTGGCACACCGAACGCGTGTGCGCCGCGGACAGCACGGCGGCGGCCTGGGCCGCGATCGCCGCCGCCCACGGGACCGGCAGCGGGCCGTGCTCGGCCAGCAGATCGGCCACCGTCACCCCCTCGACGAACTGCATGACCTGGAACAACCGGTCGTCGTGAGTGCCGAAGTCGTACAGCGCCGGGACGCCCGCGTGGTCGAGCGTCGCGAGGATCCGGGCTTCGCGCGCGAAGCGTTCTTCAAGCTCTTCGTCGCGCCCCGGCAGCCGTAGCAGCTTGATCGCGACGCGCCGGCCGAGCCGCCGGTCGTGCCCGCGGTGCACGGCCCCCATCCCGCCGCGGCCCAGCGGCAGCTCGTCGACCTCATAACGATCGGCGATGAGCATGGGTCCCCTCACAGCGTCGCGGCACTCACCCGGCACCGGGCCGCAGCCGTCCTTCGGCAAGCGCGGCAAAGCCTAGCCGGACCAGGTCACGGCCGATTTCCGCCGTCGTCCGCAGCGCCCGGTCGAACTCCGCGAGCGCGCGGAACGCGGCCCCGTACGCCCGCTGAGTCTCGAGCGGGTACCGCGGCACCTTGAGCCGGCGCGCGTCGATGCGAGTGGAGGCGCTGTGCACGGGAAAGTCGGCGGCGCGCAGGCAGCCGGCCAGGAACTCGGCGTCGAGCCGCCGGGGGTCCACGCGGTAGAGCGAAAGCGACGGGCCCAGCCGCACCGGTTGTCCGTTGTGGACACCGACGGCGCCGGTGACGGACGCGACGACGTCACCCCGGTGTGCCGTCACGGCCGCCTCATCGGGCGCTGCGCGGCCGGTGGGCGGGCCGCCGGCCAGCACATCGTCGGCGGTGAGCAGCGGCTCGTCCCCATCGGCGGTGCGCGGCGGGGCGTGCCACACCTGGAGCGCGCCGGACTTCACCAGCTCGCCGACGGTGGTGTACACGAGTTCTTCGGCGGCCGGCTCCAGCGGTGGCAGCCGGAGCCCGGCGTTGTCGAAAAGCTGTTGTGCGGCAAGGAAAGCCTGGCCCGAGTCCTCACGCGCGGTGCGGCGCAGCGCGGGCGTGAGGTCAACGTCGTCGTCGAGCAGGTCGATGATCCGCTCGCCGGTGGCCTCCGGTCTCTCGAGATACGCGCGCCACCGCGGTTCGACCTCGGCGACGTCGGCCTCGGCGATCAGCGCGGTGCCGGGCGGGCGCTCCCCGGGCACCGGGCGCGTGAGCAGCCACAGGTCAGGGCCGCCGGACGCGAAGGTGACCACCGCGCGCAGCGCGCCGGCCCGCAGCAGGTTCGCGCGGATCCGCTTGCCGCTGCGCCGTCCCGCGGCGGCGCCGGGCATCAGGATCGCGACCGCGCCGCCCGGCTTCGCGTGCGCCAGGCAGTGCTGGACCCACGCCAGCTCGGATTCACCGCGCGGCGGCAGGCCGTACTCCCAGCGCGCGTCGCCGATCAGCTCTTCCTGGCCCCACGCACGTTCGTTGAACGGCGGGTCGCACAGCACGACGTCGGCCTCCTGACCGGCGAAGGCGTCCTCCCGGAGCGCGTCGGTGGCGTGGACTTCGGTGTCGACCCCACGCAGCTGTAGCCGGAGGGCGGCGATCTTCGCGGTGGTGACGTCACTGTCCTGGCCACGCGCGCTCTTCGCGCCGCTGGCCAGCAGCAGAGAGCCGAAGCCGCACGCGGGGTCCAGCACGGTGGTCCCCCTCGCGCCGGTGAGCCGGACCATCAGGTCGGCGTACTCGGGCGGCGTCGGCGAGAGACGGCGGGAGTGGGCCTCGAAGTAGCGCTCGCAGAGCTGCTCGAACGTCCACGCCGCGCCCTTGTCCACGGCCAGCCGGGTCAGCATCGCTCGCAGATCGGGGTCGTCATCGGCCCGCGGCCCGGGGTGCGCCAGGTACGCTCCGGCGGCGGCGACCCTGGCCCCCAGCTCCAGGTCGTCGCCGAGGGCACGCAGCTGCTGCCACGCGCGGTCGATCGGGGCGAGCTCGAACGGGCGGCCGCGGCCGCGTAACCAGGCCTGGACCTCGGGCAGGGAGAACAGCGGGCTGGAAGCGGTGCCGCCCACCGGCCGGGGGAAGTCGCCGTGGCGGCGCCGCCAGTTGCTCACCGCGGCCCGGCGCACACCCGCCAGCCGGGCGATGTCAGCGGCGCTGACAGCCGCGTCGTCTTCCATGGCCAGCACCATAGCTGATGACTGCGGTTTCCATCGTTTTGCTTGTTAACTCAATCAACCAATGGTTTTATGGAGTCATGGTTAACGAGCAATCCCGGTTCACCCTGCGGTACGCCGCGGGCTCCGACACCGGGCGACGACGCCGGATCAACGAGGATTCCGTCTACGCCAGCGGGCGCCTGCTCGCCGTCGCCGACGGTATCGGTGGTCAGCCCCACGGTGAAGTGGCCAGCGCGACGGCGGTCGGGGTGCTCGCGAGCCTGGACACGGAGCTGGGCTCACTCGACCTGACCTCGCTCGACCTCGGCGCCACCCTCGCCGACGGCGTGCGGCGCATCGACGAGCGGCTCGGCGAGGTCGCGGAGGCCGACCCGGCCACCCACGGCATGGGCACCACCCTGACCGCCCTGCTGTTCGACGGCGTCCACTTCGCCGCCGCCCACATCGGCGACTCGCGCGGCTACCTCCTGCGCGACGGCGACCTGCACCGGCTCACCCACGACCACACCCTCGTCCAGGCACTGGTCGAGGACGGCCGCATCTCCCAGGCCGACGCGGCCGACCACCCGCGCCGCTCGCTGCTCATGAAGGCCTTGCTGAGCACCGGATCGGGCGAACCGGACGTCTGGACGTTCACCCCGCACCCGGGCGACCGCTACCTGCTGTGCTCCGACGGCCTCACCGCCGGCGCCGACGAGCCGTCCATCCGCGACGTCCTGGAGGCCGGCACCCCCGCCGAGGTCGTCCCGGCCCTCATCGCACTGGCCAACGAAGGCGGCGGCCCGGACAACATCACCGTCGTCGTCGCCGACGTCGCCGAGGCCGGGTAACCCCGGCCGGACCACCTTCCAGGCGGTTACACCCCATCCGGTACCCTTCTCCACGGAGGATTGGCCGAGCGGCCTAAGGCGCACGCTTGGAAAGCGTGTTGGGTTCACGCCCTCGCAGGTTCGAATCCTGTATCCTCCGCCGCATTACCAGGCAAAACGCCGGGTGCCCCACTTCGGGGCACCCGGCGTTTTCCGTCTTAGTCTCAGCTCTAGTCTCATTTGCCCCTGGTCAGGCCACCTCCGGCGCCTCTTCGCCGTCGTCCGCCACGTCGTCCGGCGCTGCCCAGATCAGCCCGTCGACCCGGCCGGCTACGCCCCGGCGGATGCGGTCGGTCACGTGCTGGTAGCGCGCGGCCATGGCCGTGCTGGACCACCCCATGATGGACATGACGGTCCGCTCCGGGACCTCCAGCAGCAGGAGAACCGTCGCGGCGGTGTGCCGGGCGTCGTGAAGCCGCCGCTCTCCCACCTTGGCGTCGCGCAGCAGCTCCTTCCAGTGGTGGTAGTCGGTGTTGGGCACGAGCGGTTGACCGGTCGGCTTGGTGAAGACGTAGCCGGTCTCCTCCCAAAGGTCGGCCGCCAAGGCGCGTTCCTGGGCCTGGGCCGC
This genomic interval carries:
- a CDS encoding serine/threonine-protein kinase, which translates into the protein MLIADRYEVDELPLGRGGMGAVHRGHDRRLGRRVAIKLLRLPGRDEELEERFAREARILATLDHAGVPALYDFGTHDDRLFQVMQFVEGVTVADLLAEHGPLPVPWAAAIAAQAAAVLSAAHTRSVCHRDLKPANLMLCPDGSVKVMDFGLAVLREADVARFTRAGQLLGTPSYMAPEQIQRGLAEPRSDLYALGCVLHEMLTGYQLFTGPTAYAVFDKQVKDAPPAVLGVPAALNAVLASTLAKDPEERPAGADVLYARLTPFVRDLPPLPGFLHPATVPSPARMYARMVGRMPS
- a CDS encoding PP2C family protein-serine/threonine phosphatase — encoded protein: MVNEQSRFTLRYAAGSDTGRRRRINEDSVYASGRLLAVADGIGGQPHGEVASATAVGVLASLDTELGSLDLTSLDLGATLADGVRRIDERLGEVAEADPATHGMGTTLTALLFDGVHFAAAHIGDSRGYLLRDGDLHRLTHDHTLVQALVEDGRISQADAADHPRRSLLMKALLSTGSGEPDVWTFTPHPGDRYLLCSDGLTAGADEPSIRDVLEAGTPAEVVPALIALANEGGGPDNITVVVADVAEAG
- a CDS encoding tyrosine-type recombinase/integrase — its product is MAADLWEETGYVFTKPTGQPLVPNTDYHHWKELLRDAKVGERRLHDARHTAATVLLLLEVPERTVMSIMGWSSTAMAARYQHVTDRIRRGVAGRVDGLIWAAPDDVADDGEEAPEVA
- a CDS encoding N-6 DNA methylase, translated to MEDDAAVSAADIARLAGVRRAAVSNWRRRHGDFPRPVGGTASSPLFSLPEVQAWLRGRGRPFELAPIDRAWQQLRALGDDLELGARVAAAGAYLAHPGPRADDDPDLRAMLTRLAVDKGAAWTFEQLCERYFEAHSRRLSPTPPEYADLMVRLTGARGTTVLDPACGFGSLLLASGAKSARGQDSDVTTAKIAALRLQLRGVDTEVHATDALREDAFAGQEADVVLCDPPFNERAWGQEELIGDARWEYGLPPRGESELAWVQHCLAHAKPGGAVAILMPGAAAGRRSGKRIRANLLRAGALRAVVTFASGGPDLWLLTRPVPGERPPGTALIAEADVAEVEPRWRAYLERPEATGERIIDLLDDDVDLTPALRRTAREDSGQAFLAAQQLFDNAGLRLPPLEPAAEELVYTTVGELVKSGALQVWHAPPRTADGDEPLLTADDVLAGGPPTGRAAPDEAAVTAHRGDVVASVTGAVGVHNGQPVRLGPSLSLYRVDPRRLDAEFLAGCLRAADFPVHSASTRIDARRLKVPRYPLETQRAYGAAFRALAEFDRALRTTAEIGRDLVRLGFAALAEGRLRPGAG